One genomic window of Solanum dulcamara chromosome 12, daSolDulc1.2, whole genome shotgun sequence includes the following:
- the LOC129876551 gene encoding pectin acetylesterase 5-like, which yields MANHRFQGLKWWRKLTRREWTIAAASLAILTFTLSFISHSHRYSNNSTTTPNDLITFTPLSNAQKKSAFCLDGSLPGYHLQKGFGSGFDKWVLHIEGGGWCNSIETCSFRQTMKLGSSRFMEHEVQFFGILSSDPSRNPDFFDWNKVKIRYCDGGSFSGHPDSEFKNGTKFFFRGQVIWEAVMDELLSIGLSNAKKALLSGCSAGGLATLIHCDDFREILPKDANVKCLVDAGFFLNEKDVAGSPTIERFYQDVVNLQGVAKSLKKDCTSRLEPYKCFFPQEFISNIKTPVFVVQPGYDFWQIQNILVPGSSDPHRSWFKCKLNINNCNSKQLEVLQDFRNSLLKTLDGFHKSPEGGMFINSCFIHCQTWVTETWHSPRSPKINNKTIAEAVGDWYFNRKEAKHIDCPFPCNPTCYNMDFTR from the exons ATGGCGAATCATAGATTTCAAGGACTAAAATGGTGGCGAAAATTGACAAGAAGAGAGTGGACTATTGCAGCAGCTTCATTAGCTATTCTAACTTTTACACTTTCCTTCATCTCCCACTCTCACAGATACTCTAATAATTCAACGACGACTCCTAACGATTTGATAACCTTTACCCCTTTAAGCAATGCCCAAAAGAAATCTGCCT TTTGTTTAGATGGAAGCTTACCTGGGTATCATTTGCAGAAGGGTTTTGGATCTGGGTTTGATAAATGGGTTCTTCACATTGAG GGTGGAGGCTGGTGTAACTCAATAGAAACATGTTCTTTTCGCCAGACAATGAAATTGGGCTCCTCAAGGTTCATGGAGCATGAAGTTCAGTTTTTTGGGATTTTGAGCTCTGACCCATCACGAAATCCGG ATTTCTTCGACTGGAACAAGGTCAAGATACGCTATTGCGACGGCGGATCCTTTTCTGGACACCCAGACAGTGAATTTAAA AATGGAACAAAATTCTTCTTCAGAGGCCAGGTTATTTGGGAAGCAGTAATGGATGAACTCTTGTCAATAGGACTTTCTAATGCTAAAAAG GCACTTCTTTCGGGATGTTCCGCTGGAGGTTTGGCAACTCTCATACATTGTGATGACTTCCGAGAGATTTTACCCAAGGATGCCAATGTCAAATGCCTTGTTGATGCAGGTTTTTTCCTTAATGA AAAGGATGTTGCTGGAAGTCCCACCATTGAGCGATTTTATCAAGATGTCGTTAACCTCCAG GGTGTGGCAAAAAGTTTAAAGAAGGATTGCACGTCAAGATTGGAACCCTACAAG TGTTTTTTCCCTCAAGAATTTATAAGCAACATAAAGACCCCTGTTTTCGTTGTTCAACCAGGATATGATTTTTGGCAG ATACAGAACATCTTGGTACCTGGTTCATCAGATCCACATCGAAGTTGGTTCAAATGCAAGCTAAATATCAACAACTGTAATTCCAAACAGCTTGAAGTCCTGCAAG ATTTCCGAAATTCTTTGCTCAAAACGCTCGATGGATTTCACAAAAGTCCAGAAGGGGGCATGTTCATAAATTCTTGCTTTATACATTGCCAAACATGGGTTACTGAGACATGGCATTCTCCTCGTTCTCCAAAAATCAATAACAAA ACAATTGCAGAGGCTGTAGGAGACTGGTACTTCAACCGTAAAGAGGCAAAACATATTGATTGTCCATTTCCATGCAATCCTACTTGCTATAATATGGATTTTACTCGATGA
- the LOC129876612 gene encoding probable protein phosphatase 2C 4 yields MGNGIGKLKFCFAGDVGEISKRRHDIGVDLIDSLDKGLGHSFCYILHDSSSKNHLFLEDSSSSSATTTISSNSSSSSSSQTTAFRTISGASISANTSTTPLSTALVDVSNTYIEKSSAFESSQWFSSFPLQPIPRRSIQSICSGPIPRVSNSGSGPLERGFLSGPIERSFNSGPLENQYDQQLQRYKPESSKWDLVKNLKKVLSSSLLGYQEMNLAENNNNNGVNVPLISENTLDEDDEDNGSFRSRSVQWAQGKAGEDRVHVVISEEHGWVFVGIYDGFNGPDATDFLLKNLYTNVFKELKGLLWNDKLETSENLMCNDAIIVQNQESDQSKLAGIDHLDVLTALSEALRRAEASYLEITDKMVNENPELALMGSCVLVMLMKGNDVYLMNVGDSRAVLAQHPEPDRSVGNLGRINEESRNSIDEFYRVVSDRKHNLSSYQLTMDHSTSVKEEVLRIKSEHPSDTSAIKNDRVKGSLNITRAFGAGFLKQPKWNNGLLGVFRIDYIGSSPYINCIPSLHHHRLGPRDRFLILSSDGLYQYFTNEEAVSEVETFMSIFPEGDPAQHLVEEVLFRAAKKAGLDFHELLDIQQGDRRKYHDDVSIIIISFEGRIWRSSM; encoded by the exons ATGGGAAACGGTATTGGGAAACTGAAGTTTTGTTTTGCAGGAGATGTTGGAGAAATATCCAAAAGACGACATGATATTGGCGTAGACCTTATTGATAGTCTTGATAAAGGATTAGGCCATTCTTTTTGCTACATATTGCATGATTCATCATCTAAGAATCATCTTTTTCTAGaagattcttcttcttcttccgcCACTACAACTATCTCCAGCAAtagcagtagtagcagcagCAGTCAAACGACTGCGTTTCGCACCATTTCCGGCGCCTCTATCTCCGCCAACACCTCTACTACGCCTCTGTCCACCGCCCTCGTCGATGTTTCTAATACTTACATTGAGAAGTCGTCGGCTTTTGAGAGCTCTCAgtggttttcttcctttcctcTTCAGCCAATTCCCCGGAGATCAATCCAATCTATCTGTTCGGGCCCAATTCCCCGAGTTTCCAACTCTGGCTCAGGCCCGTTGGAGAGGGGATTCCTATCCGGCCCGATTGAGCGGAGCTTCAATTCTGGCCCGTTGGAGAATCAGTATGATCAGCAGCTACAGAGGTACAAACCTGAGTCAAGTAAATGGGATTTAGTTAAGAATTTAAAGAAAGTTTTGTCAAGTTCTCTTTTGGGGTATCAAGAAATGAATTTGGcagagaataataataataatggggTTAATGTACCTTTGATTAGTGAAAACACTTTGGATGAAGATGATGAGGATAATGGATCATTTCGAAGTCGAAGTGTGCAGTGGGCTCAGGGGAAAGCAGGGGAAGACAGAGTACATGTAGTGATTTCTGAGGAACATGGATGGGTATTTGTTGGAATTTATGATGGTTTTAATGGACCTGATGCTACtgattttttattgaaaaatctTTACACGAACGTATTCAAAGAACTCAAGGGATTGCTATGGAATGACAAGTTAGAAACCTCGGAAAATCTCATGTGCAACGATGCAAttatcgttcaaaatcaagaatctgATCAATCAAAGCTTGCAGGTATTGATCATTTAGACGTATTGACGGCGTTATCAGAGGCATTGAGGAGAGCCGAGGCATCATATTTGGAGATAACGGATAAGATGGTGAACGAAAACCCCGAGTTAGCCTTAATGGGATCATGTGTTTTAGTAATGTTGATGAAAGGCAATGATGTTTACTTGATGAATGTTGGAGATAGCAGAGCAGTTTTGGCTCAACATCCTGAACCCGATCGTTCCGTTGGTAATTTGGGACGAATAAATGAGGAGAGTCGAAATAGCATTGATGAATTCTACAGAGTTGTTTCAGACAGAAAACACAATCTGAGTTCTTATCAACTCACTATGGACCATAGCACATCTGTTAAAGAG GAAGTTCTTAGGATTAAAAGTGAGCATCCAAGTGATACTTCTGCTATTAAAAATGATAGAGTGAAAGGTTCTTTGAACATTACTCGAGCTTTTGGTGCAGGCTTTCTTAAACAG CCTAAATGGAACAATGGACTTCTAGGGGTCTTCAGAATAGACTACATTGGAAGTTCGCCGTATATCAATTGTATACCATCACTACACCACCATAGACTTGGCCCAAGAGACAGATTTCTCATCTTATCATCTGATGGACTTTATCAATACTTCACAAATGAAGAAGCAGTCTCTGAAGTTGAGACTTTCATGTCTATATTCCCTGAGGGAGATCCCGCGCAACatcttgttgaagaagtgtTATTTAGAGCTGCAAAGAAAGCTG GCTTGGACTTCCACGAGTTGCTAGATATACAACAAGGGGATCGTAGGAAGTACCACGATGATGTCTcaatcatcatcatatcattcgAAGGAAGGATATGGAGATCATCCATGTAA